TGTACTAGACCTGACATAGCCTATGTTGTGGGATTATTATGCAGGTTTACCAGTAGACCTAGTATGGAGCATTGGCACGCTATTGAAAAGGTAATGAGGTACCTTAAAAGAATCATAAACCTTgaattacattataaaaggttTCCCGTTGTACTTGAAGGATACAGCGATGCAGATTGGAACACTCTTTCAGATAATTCCAAAGCAACCAGCGGCTATATATTTAGCATAGCTGGTGGGGCTGTTTCTTGGAAGTCAAAGAAACAGATTATCTTAGCTCAGTCCACTATGGAATCTGAGATGATAGCACTAGCAACTGCTAGTGAGGAAGCAAGTTGGCTGATAAGCTTACTTGTAGAGATTCCTTTGTGGGAAAGACCGATACCAGCTGTGTTGATCCATTGTGATAGTACCGCGGCTATTGCAAAAATTGAGAACCGTTATTGCAATGGTAAGAAACGACAGACACGTCGTAAGCACAACACTGTTAGAGAATTACTCTCAACAGAAGCTGTTAGAGGGGATCACGTACGCACTAATGATAATTTAGCAGATCCTTTGATGAAAGAATTAGTTAAAGAGAAAGTCTATAACACTTCTAAAAGAATGAGACTATTGCCCTTACTGGGATGATCATTCATGATGATAACCTGACCTAAATGACTGGAGATCCCAAGAACTAGGTTCAATGGGTAATAACAAGTTATgaagtgatatgagatgaacatgCTGTTATAAGTGAAAGTAGCATAATTCCTgaagtaacaagaggatgagttatgaaaaaattcttaattcttaatgagatctatactctatgttgagtggagtacctaggctacaggagtactcttgatagactcacctatgtgaatgtggaagtgggggccgcttcatatgaaattttgggcaaaaatttcTAGAGCATTCACTATACCGGGATAGACGTGCATGACCTTTAACGCACGAGCTTTATAGAATACACCTATGAAAAGGTTGTGTGTGGTTTGATGTCAGAGATAGAGTTCAAGACTTCAAGTCACTCTAGTAAAATCTGAATCTTACTCACTATGCAAAGGTTCAAGTTGTATGACACCTTTGTTTAtgcacaattttatgaaatcctcaatttttttttcaaatttcaagtggggGATTGTTAGAACAAATGAGACAATgggtgaaagtttgaaaaagaaaagaaaaaaaaacttcaagtcccacatcgctcagaATACTCCTTATATATAGAGAAcccctttcttcatttttttctagtctcagttgagaagcatttcctcaacttttctttctccctcccatatttcagTCGGTTCATTTCCGACAaacttctcccttttttttttctgtcgcACTAAATTATCGGTTGGcttttagagtgacttttcaagtcatatttttcggttggcttttagagtgacttttcaagtcatatttttcgattggctattagagtgacttttcaagtcatatttttcgagtgactttagagtgacttttcaagtcatacaataTGGTATAATTCTAGAAAGGTTCCCTCAGAGCAATGGGtatcttatacagtgatctggaCTGTTTTATCCTGAGGATTTCGTGGTTGATAGTCCGCTTGCACAATTTTTGAcagtgccacgaaacgtcttaaagaaagcgacattgtccgcAACTCAAccagtaattttttcggtttgTCATAAATTATTGTTACAACAACATATTATTATGGGTGATTAATAAGGATATTAGATAACTACCAAACAGGATTAAtaattagtgtaaaatattatataaaattaaaacctaACGTCTaaggacaattttatttttccatttcttttataaaaaaaagagatgttTGGAGTTTGAGTTTAACAAGCATGTTAAACATTATaatgtctttatttatttaatttttttaaaaaaaagagaatctaAAAAGTCCAATTATCTATCAAATGTATTGCATCTTAAATTCAACTCAAATTCATGTAATGCGATGTTTATATACGATAATACCGGTAATTAATTTCacccgaaaaaaaaaacagagaaaagacAACCGTGTCTCGGACTTTTTGCCCCATGAAAGTTACATGCACATGAAgggatattaaaattaaaatgtatgacTAACATTAATATTATTGAAGGTATATTTATATAGATCGGCTAATTAAAAGTGCACGTGATGGTTTCCCTACATAGGATAGACAAAGATGTCTAGGACAATTCCTTTGGAACATATTTTTCACAGACACAAATCTAAAGCAAAAGGCACATAACATCAATTCCTTTCAGACTTGACGTACGCACGTGTAGTAGTTACCCTTCAACGACGTCGTTCCGGGGTCCAGTGCGGTTCAGCGGGGCTAAAATGAACGGACTCAACCCTAGAGTCAAGCAACTCCGTTATGGGCGTGAAGCTCACGCAGCGCGGCACCTTGTACTGGCTAATCGACGCGCCGCGTGAGATAGCGTAGTCCATAAGCTCCTCAAAAGTTCCGTTCTTCACCACACGAATCTCCAACGGCCCAATTGAATGCTCCGCGACCCTGCATTGTCGATACACCGCATTCAGCGACTCTTCCATTCTCAAACAACACTGCTCCAACGCTTCACTCGTTGGAGCGTTGGACGAGTCCTTCATCAAGAGTTCCCAGTAAATCACGTAGTGCCCCGGGATCGACTTCGTGTCCGCAAAGCTCGTGTACTCCACCACGCTCGTCTTGAACTCCTTCAACAGCACGGAGGCGTTCTCGACGGCGTTTTGTAACTCCGCTTCGTCCGTTTTGTCGGAGTCGATGCTCAACAATACGTTTTTTCTCCTCACGAAGCTGAACTGCGGGGTGGAGTTGTGGAACCCGGTGACTCGGAGAATGTCGCCCACACGGTAACGGCATATACCGGAGTACGTGGTGACAACAATTTCGTATGATTTTCCGAGTTCAACATCAGCCAGGTCGGTTAATCGCGAACTGGAATCGGAACCTGAATACAAAGCACCGTCGTCATCATCGTGATCATGGGGCAAGAACTCGAAGTAACCCATGTTTGGCATGATGGTGTAGGACACATCAGAGGGGTTGCAAAATGGGTTTAGGTTAATCCCGAAGAAGCACTCGGAGGATCCGTATATGTTGGAAGCGATAGGTAGGCCTCCGCTGTAATAATCAAGAGTTGGAATATACTGCGCCATGGCACCGGTCACAATCACCTCTACGAACTTGGTGTTTGGCCAGATTCTGGGGATTATGCTTTCCCAGTTTTCTCCCGAGCATTCTTTCACAATGAAATCAGCGAGTTCCGGGTCGGGTTTGAGGATTTGGGTCATGCGTTGTTTGATGGGGAGGTCGGAGattttggggtttagggttccGGTGGAGATGTCGTGGGCTAGTTCAGCCCAATTGAGCTGGAGGAAGCGAATGGCTCGGAGAAGGCCCGAAGCGAAATTGGCTCCGATTCTGAGGACTTGATGGCGCATGATGAGGCCGCATAGCACTTGGGTGTACATGCTTTGGAAGGAATCAAGACAGAGGATTGCTTCGTTGGGGCTAGTGTACACGTTGTATGGATCATAGGGTCTGTTTTTGAACTGTTCACTCTTGTACATGCTAGCAGACACTGGACGTGCCACTAAGCCACTTGGAGTTTTCGTCTCGGCTTTGGTGAACAGGAAGAGGAGAGCCTTACCCTTGTCCAAATCAGCCACGTATCTGTGTAATATTGTAACAACATGCACATCAATtagttaattacttaattaatgaatataaccCCAAAGAAAAagttacatgtatatatatgtaaaggCTAATTAATAGCAATTAATACTAGCGGAAGGAATGGAAACATACTGATTCATCACTGGCATGGGAAGGCTGAAAATTAATTGACGGCGTTCCGTCTCTTGACTAATTGTTGGCATCAATTTTCTCTCCCCAGCAGATGTTCCAGAACTGCAATTTAACGTTAGCTGATTATAATTAATtcacatttaatttattcaaacagaatttatattttttatataagaatatcAAATTAAGGAAATTATATATGATACTATATATACTCcaattaaaattagatttttaccttaattaaggtcaatgtttaatttaagcTGAATGTAGTTTGATTAATTACTGCGTAAAATGGCATATGCATATATTGCAGACGTGATTCTTggttattgttttttcttttatagggaaataatgttagttttattagtTAAGAGATCAAACTCGTAATATCAAATTATGTATGCACCTGGTGAGAAACTCGGTGATTGGGTGAGCGCATAGGATAGGAGAGCGGTCACCGTTAGCAATGCGTTGGATATCATGCTTCAAATCATCGTATGAAACGACAGGTACCTTGGACTTGAAAGTGTCACGGTCTGTGGCTCCATTCAGCTCAAACCGTTTCAGGTATTCGGTTTGGGCGTTTTGGCTCAGAATCTCAGCAAGGACCCTCTCTTGGAC
This region of Glycine soja cultivar W05 chromosome 17, ASM419377v2, whole genome shotgun sequence genomic DNA includes:
- the LOC114392584 gene encoding indole-3-acetic acid-amido synthetase GH3.3-like; translation: MAIANCDDKNAKTLQFIEDMTRNTDSVQERVLAEILSQNAQTEYLKRFELNGATDRDTFKSKVPVVSYDDLKHDIQRIANGDRSPILCAHPITEFLTSSGTSAGERKLMPTISQETERRQLIFSLPMPVMNQYVADLDKGKALLFLFTKAETKTPSGLVARPVSASMYKSEQFKNRPYDPYNVYTSPNEAILCLDSFQSMYTQVLCGLIMRHQVLRIGANFASGLLRAIRFLQLNWAELAHDISTGTLNPKISDLPIKQRMTQILKPDPELADFIVKECSGENWESIIPRIWPNTKFVEVIVTGAMAQYIPTLDYYSGGLPIASNIYGSSECFFGINLNPFCNPSDVSYTIMPNMGYFEFLPHDHDDDDGALYSGSDSSSRLTDLADVELGKSYEIVVTTYSGICRYRVGDILRVTGFHNSTPQFSFVRRKNVLLSIDSDKTDEAELQNAVENASVLLKEFKTSVVEYTSFADTKSIPGHYVIYWELLMKDSSNAPTSEALEQCCLRMEESLNAVYRQCRVAEHSIGPLEIRVVKNGTFEELMDYAISRGASISQYKVPRCVSFTPITELLDSRVESVHFSPAEPHWTPERRR